The proteins below are encoded in one region of Coffea arabica cultivar ET-39 chromosome 4c, Coffea Arabica ET-39 HiFi, whole genome shotgun sequence:
- the LOC113739033 gene encoding uncharacterized protein yields the protein MAMPTYTMSVFKLPRKLCKDISSLMANYWWGEANGNNKLHWLSWKRMSMSRNAGGLGFKDIEAYNKALLDKHIWRILTKPNLLISKVLRARYFPNDSILTCKPHKIASWIWQGLLGARSLIEKGVIRRIGNGRSTSIWGHRWIPGYSSGRPTPLGPQSCDLKMVHELISHHRWKKNNLFKYFMQSDAEKILNIPISLMGREDNFYWQHNAGGFYTVSSGYKCQMKESANAKMITPEAAGPSISEGGTLPVRAAIFRKTRLGDPMCRLCGEGQETAAPIQWDGAIDQTGDFRRWWIRISEARTRPRGREHIGLTANILWQVWKERNQKEFENKTSCSPARTIEKAHKEWLEQEEIMKGKASQSTRETSFNQEEHYKGQDKEGTICLDVATTSQHGQVSLGIGVTAIKHPNTRLAEWALKEQSKGDKVIDEAVAIQLVICKALEHQWSKITIQFQSQDLMRQIKYKNPSSSRLATLIDDILSMQKLFRMCLFSLAKEESSKRSRKLSSHAYGILVDEEWNLISAR from the exons ATGGCAATGCCAACTTACACCATGTCAGTGTTCAAGTTGCCAAGAAAGCTATGCAAAGACATAAGCTCACTGATGGCTAACTACTGGTGGGGAGAAGCAAATGGAAATAATAAATTGCATTGGTTATCTTGGAAGAGAATGTCAATGAGTAGGAATGCAGGGGGTCTGGGATTCAAGGACATTGAAGCGTACAATAAAGCATTACTGGACAAGCACATTTGGAGAATACTCACCAAACCAAACCTTCTCATTAGTAAAGTGCTGCGAGCAAGATACTTCCCAAACGATTCTATTCTAACATGCAAGCCCCACAAGATTGCTTCCTGGATATGGCAAGGACTGTTAGGAGCAAGAAGCTTGATTGAGAAAGGGGTGATCAGAAGAATTGGTAATGGCAGAAGCACGAGCATCTGGGGCCACAGGTGGATTCCAGGTTATAGCTCAGGTAGGCCAACCCCTCTTGGTCCTCAAAGCTGCGACTTGAAAATGGTGCATGAGCTCATAAGCCATCATAGATGGAAGAAGAACAACCTCTTTAAGTATTTCATGCAAAGCGATGCTGAGAAGATCCTGAATATTCCCATAAGTTTGATGGGGAGGGAGGACAACTTTTATTGGCAACACAACGCAGGAGGGTTCTATACTGTTAGCTCAGGATACAAATGTCAAATGAAAGAGAGTGCCAATGCCAAGATGATAACACCAGAGGCAGCTGGACCAAGCATCTCAGAGGGAG GAACACTGCCAGTAAGAGCAGCAATATTCAGGAAAACAAGATTGGGAGATCCAATGTGCAGATTATGTGGGGAAGGCCAAGAAACA GCAGCACCAATACAATGGGATGGTGCTATAGACCAAACAGGGGACTTCAGAAGGTGGTGGATCAGAATCTCAGAAGCAAGGACTAGGCCAAGGGGAAGGGAGCATATTGGCTTGACTGCGAATATTTTATGGCAAGTgtggaaagaaagaaaccagAAGGAATTTGAAAACAAGACCAGCTGCTCTCCAGCTCGAACAATCGAAAAAGCTCATAAAGAGTGGCTGGAGCAAGAGGAAATTATGAAAGGCAAAGCTAGCCAGAGCACAAGAGAAACATCTTTCAATCAGGAAGAGCACTATAAGGGACAGGATAAAGAAGGGACCATCTGTTTAGACGTGGCTACAACAAGTCAGCATGGCCAGGTCTCACTGGGGATTGGAGTCACAGCGATAAAGCACCCAAATACTAGACTTGCGGAATGGGCACTTAAAGAGCAAAGTAAGGGAGATAAAGTCATAGATGAAGCAGTGGCTATCCAGCTGGTCATATGTAAGGCTCTTGAGCATCAGTGGAGCAAAATCACGATCCAGTTTCAAAGCCAGGATCTTATGAGGCAGATAAAGTACAAGAACCCCTCTAGCAGTAGGCTAGCTACCTTAATAGATGACATCCTGAGCATGCAAAAGTTGTTTCGCATGTGCTTGTTTAGTTTGGCAAAGGAAGAAAGTAGTAAACGCAGTAGAAAATTAAGTTCTCATGCCTATGGCATTTTAGTGGATGAGGAATGGAATCTCATCAGTGCTAGATGA